CGACAGATTCCGCTTGCGGGCGAACCCGCCGACGTGGTTGAAATCGTCGCCAACTACGGCCAGTGGCTCACCACTTGCGACATTCCCAAGCTCTTCGTCAACGCCGAGCCGGGGGCCATCCTGGTCGGTGCGGCGCGCGATTTCTGCCGCCGCTGGAATAACCAGGAAGAAGTCACGGTCAAGGGCGCGCACTTCGTGCAGGAAGACTCGGGCGAAGAAATAGGCCGCGCCGTGGCCGACTGGATCAAGCGCCGGGCCTGACCACCCATGCAGCCCACCAAGCTTGGAATCATCGGACTGGGCCGCCACGGCAGCCGATACGCGCGCCACGCGGCGCAAGACGTGGAGGCGTTGCAACTGACGGCCATCTGCCGCCGCGACGAAGCAGCGGGCCGCGCCCTGGCCGGGGAACTCAACTGTCGTTGGACGGGCGACGCACGTGAACTGATCGCAAGCGACGACGTCGACGCGGTAGTACTGGTGACCCTGCCCTCGCTGCTACCCGAATTAGTGACCCTGGCGGCCGAACTCGGCAAACCGCTGCTGGTCGAAAAACCCGTCGCAACAGGGCTCGAAAGTGGCCGGCGCATTCTCGCGGCCGTCGAATCGGCCAACATTTACTGCATCGCCGGGCACACCCTGCGCTTCAATTCGCTCTGCCTGGCCATGCGCGATGAAATCGACAGGCTGGGCCGCATCGACACACTCACTTTCAGCCAGCGTTTTCCGCCGCAGCAGCAACTCGATTGGCTCGACGATCCGGCGAGATCCGGCGGAGGCAACATCATCCACACCGGTGTTCACTGCTTCGACCTGCTGCGCTGGTTCACCGGCCTCGAGGTATCCTCGGTGGCCTGCTCGATGCGCAGCACAGTGACCACCGACACCGAGGACAACTTCGTCGCCTCGCTGCAGCTCTCGAACGGCAGCACCCTGGCCCAGGTTAACTGTTCGCGAAGCAGCAACAGTCGCAACGGCCTGATCGAAATATCCGGCGAGCACGGCCAGCTCGTGGGCGATCACGTGCTGGGCACGCTCCACTTCCTGGGTCCCGATGGCCCGAGGGAGCTCACGACGGCCGCGCCGGTGATGACCGTGCCCGCCATACTGGAGGCCTTTGCCGCCGGCGTGGGGGGCAAGCAGAGTGCCACGGCCGCCGCCGCCAGTTACCGCGACGGATTGGCCGCGGTGGCCGTGGCCGAGGCCTGCTATCGCTCGGTGTCCAGCGGCCGTTTTGAAAACGTAACCGCGCTCTGAAGCCTGCGGCTGCCGGTTGGAGTTTCTCCAAAACGACCGCGAGCCTTACCCCGACGCCCGTGCTCGTGTATCATTCGTGTCACGGCTCGCGGGTGAGCCCAGTAGAAGCGTGGACAAGCGACTCGAGCATCTCTCCAGTAAGTACGGCGCACCCAGGCAGCTGACCCTCGAGCTGCCTTCGCTGGATTTCCCGCCGGTTTCGCGGCGACGCCACGGCGAAGTCTGCATGGCCATCCTGCGGCCCAGCGGGGGCTTTCTGCTACAGACCAAGGCCAGCTACCCCGGTTCGGTCATGCGCCTGCCCACCGGCGGTATACAGAAAGGCGAGGCGATAGAAGACGCACTGCTACGAGAAATCTGGGAAGAGACCAACCTCGAGGTAGACGTGGCCCGCTTCGTGGCCGCCATTCGTTACAGCCACGGCAAGCGCGTGTCGAGCTTCTGCACTTACCTTTTCTTCACCCGCGAAACCTCGGGCGTGCTGCAGAGCAACGACCCAGGCGAGAAAATAACCGAATGGGTAGAGGCCAAGCCGGCCGAGCTGGCCGACTACGCCGGCAAGCTACGGGACATCGTCCCGTCCTGGTCGAACTGGGGCACGTTCAGGGCCATGGCCATGGACGTGCTGCTTGAAGACTGCAACAGCCACGGCCTGTAACCACTGGCGACCAGGTTTTACCGTCCGCGGAAACCGTCCCCAGGAGGTCAGTTCAGGCGGGCGGAAACAGCGGCGAGCTCAGCAGCCCGGCGCGCGCCAGCCTGAATTGCACACCCGTGCGCAGGCAGCCGAGCCCGTACACCACGCTGCGGCGAAAATTAATGGACGACGCTTCGTTGCAGTAGCTGGTAGGGCAGCTGATCTCGGCCACCGTGTAGCCGAACCACATGACCTGGGCCAACATCTGGTTGTCAAAAACAAAATCGTCGGAATTGGCATCCAGCGGCAACTTCTCGAGCAGTTGCCTGGAGAAAGCGCGGTAGCCGCTGTGCAGCTCGGACAGTTTTGACCCCATCAGCAAATTGCCTGCCGCGGTGAGAAAGCGATTGGCGACGTACCGCCACAGCGGCATGCCCCCCTTGAGCGCGTAGCCACCGAGCACGCGCGAACCCATGGCGCAAGGATGCAGTCCGCTGCCTATCACCGCCACCAGCGCGGGTATCAACCTGGGCGTGTACTGGTAGTCCGGGTGCACCATCACGACTATGTCAGCGCCTTCTTCGAGGGCGAGACGATAGCAACTTTTCTGGTTGGCGCCGTAACCGAGATTGTTGTCGTGCCTGAGCACGGTCGTATCGGGAAACGTGCGCGCTATTGCAGCGGTCTGGTCGGCGCTGCCGTCGTCGACCACGATCACCCGGTCAACCACGCCCTGGGCCATGACCTCTTCCCAGGTGCGGCGCAATGTAGTCTCCGCGTTGTACGCGGGCATGACCACTATGATTTTATTTTCCCGGTACACCGACGCTCCCCTTCCCCCAACGAGTATACCAAGTACGGGCAGCGTCTACCCACATCGTGTAAAACATCAGTCTGTGCCTGTCTGGACGGCCGGCACAGACACGAACTCGTGGTAGCGCAGGTCGGCGCGGTCGGCCTCCCTCACCGACCTGAGATCGTGGCCCGGCACCACCAGCACACCGCCCTCGTCTTCGAGCAAACCCACGAAACGGTTTATGCGCCAGGCCTGTTGCCACCAGTCGTCCATGTTATGGGCGAAAGCCGGCTGTGCCACGTGGCGCCAGCTGGCCTCGGTGTAGGCCGCGTCGCCGGTGAGCAGTATCACCCCGCCACGGCCCCTCAGTACCAGCCCTTGCGTGCCCGCTGTGTGGCCGTGCAGGTCTACGAGCACGGCACTGCCGTCGCCGAATACGTCGTAGTGCCCATCAAAAGTTGCCCAGGGCTCGGTGGCCGCGTAATCGATAACCGTGCGCCGCTCCAGGTCGTCCCAGTCCTGCTCGAAGAAAAAATCCTCGAACCAGCGAGCACCCCACGCGCCCTCTTCCTCGCGGCGCGGCAACAGCAGAGTGGCCCCGGCAAAGGCCTCCACGCTTCCCGCGTGGTCAAAATGCAAGTGTGAAACCGCCACGTAGCCGACGTCAGCCGGGTCCAGCCCCGCCGCCGACATCTGCTCGGGCAAGGACTGCCCGGGCTCGGTATGGCAGAGATCGAGCGCCGCCAGCAATGGGCCCAGGTACTGCTCCGGGCTATCCCTCACTGCAGGTGAGTAACCGGTGTCGAACACCAGCAGGCCCTTGCTCTCGTGCTCGACCACAAAAGCAGGGACGGGGATTTCGCTGGCCTCCTGCCAACTTCCACCCTTGGCCATGACGCCGGGCAGGCTACGCATGGTGCCGGTGTTGAACGCGTGCAGCAGCAGGTCTACCGGCTCGTGGGCCTGCTCCCAACCCCGCAGCACGGGCTCTATTCGCGGCACCCGTCGTTGATCTGCACAGCCTGGCAGCAAGGTAGCGATCAACAGGCAACACGAAAGAAGACGCAGAGGCGCGCAGAAAGGAGAGGTCATTTTACAGCGACTGACTGTAACCGGGGAGGTCAGGAATTCCAGTAGCAGCCGAAGGGGTCGCGGGAGATCTCGCCGACGCAGTCGGCAAGCGAACCCTCGACCGCGTCTCCGCGATCGTCGTAGTAAGCCGCCCAGCGCCCGTTGCCCTTTTTCCAGAAGAGCTTGTAGCCGCTTTCTTTCTCCGGCCTCAACTGGGCAATGCGGTGATCGACGATGTCGCCGTTGCACCCATCGCGAAAGCGATGCACCACCGTGATGACTCCCGCCACCGAACACCTGGCCGTGAGTATTCCCCTGGGTCCTACTCTCCAGCCGAGTACGCGTCGGACGAAGGGGGCCATAAACTCGTGCACCGATGCGATGCGTTGAGTTTTCTTGCGAGCGGAGGAACGTGCCATACACAATTACAGTAGCCCCGGCGGCCGTAGCGGGCAAGTTCCCCCCCCCCTTGGCACACAGCGCATGTGCCCCGACCACTTCACTATCGTTCAAACAACGGGGGTTGCCCACGCAAGCGCAACTGGTTTCAATCCCCTGCAGGTACGCGTAAACTCTGTCACTTAGAAGTGAGTCCGTCATGAAAAAAATGAAGGTAGCCATTGTCGGAGCCACGGGTATTGCCGGGCAGCAATTCGTTTCTGCCCTGGCCCAGCACCCCTGGTTCAGGATCGCTCGATTGGGGGCTTCCCCCCGTTCGGCGGGGAAGAAATACGGTGACGCGCTGCGCGATGAGTCCAGTGGTTCAATGCGCTGGTGGGCTGGCGGCAGTGCCCCGGAATCTGTGCTCGGCATGACCGTGGAAAACGGTGCAGACCTGAAACTGGACAATGTGGACCTCGTATTCTCGGCTGTGGAATCCGACGTCGCCGTCGACCTCGAACCGATGTACGCGCAGACCACCCCGGTGGTGAGCACCGCCTCCGCCTTTCGCTACGAAGACGACGTGCCGCTTTTGCTGCCCGGCGTCAGCCTGCAACAGGCCTCCTTGCTACGCCGCCAACAGAAGAACCGTGGCTGGAAAGGATTTATCGTGCCCCAGCCTAACTGCACCGTTACCGGCCTGGCCATAACCCTGAAGCCGCTGGACGAACGCTTCGGGGTCAAAAAAGTATCGATGGTTTCCATGCAGGGCATTTCGGGAGCCGGCCGGTCGCCGGGAGTAGCCGCGCTGGACGCCATAGACAACGTCATTCCCTACATTCCGTCGGAAGAAGAAAAGGTGACCGCCGAGGCCCGCAAGCTGCTGGGCAAGGTCGTCGCCGGCAAGCTCGAGGAATCGTCGGTGAAGGTATCGTGCACCTGCACGCGGGCGGCAGTGCTCGAAGGCCACACCGAGGCCGTATCACTGGAACTCGAACGACCTGCGACACCTGCCCAGGCGGCCGCGGCCCTGCGCACGGCGGGCAAGCGGGCGGCGCGGCTCAAGCTGCCTTCGATGCCCGAAACGCTGATATACGTGCACGACGACCCTTTCAGGCCCCAGCCCAGGCTCGACCGCGACGCCGGTGACGGCATGACCACCTCGGTGGGCCGAATCCGCGAAGAGCCGCTGTACCGGCACGGCCTGCGCTACATGCTGGTATCACACAACACCAAGATGGGCGCGGCCAAGGGAGCTCTGCTCATAGCCGAGTACCTGCTCGACCGCGGTATACTCTGAAGAGCCAGGCAGCGGATTCGACTCAGCCGATGTCTGTTTCGCCTCCCCCGCTACGCCCAGCCCTGCTCCCGGACAAGCCGCGTGGCTTCATCCGCCTGCTCGGCCCGGGCGTCATGCTCGTCGGCCTGGCCATTGGCGCTGGCGAGCTCGTCATCTGGCCCGTTACCACGGCCCGCTTCGGCGCCACGGTGGCATGGGCCGCCGTGCTCGGCGTGAGCCTGCAACTGATCATCAACCTGGAGATAGGCCGCTACACCCTGGCCACGGGCGAAAGCGCCTACGGGGCCCTGGCCCGCCGGGGGCGCGGTTGGGTGCCCGTGTTCCTGCTGCTCAACGTCGTGTCGTGGATACTGCCGGGCTGGGCGCGCACCTGTGCAGGCGCCGTCAAGGTGCTTGTGGTCGGGCTCGATGGCCCCGGCGATCCCTGGGTCTGGACGGCGCTCACCTTCGCCATCGTAGCGCTGGTTATGTTCGGGCCGCGCAACGTCTACGGGTGGATGGAAAAGATCGTCACCGCCTTGGTCTGCTTCATGCTGCTGGGCCTGCTGGTAATAGTAGCCAGGCTGGGCAACGGCGAGACCGCCGCCGAGCTCGCCCGTGGCATAGCCTCGGTGGGTGTAAAACCACCCGACATGCCGCCCTACCAACTGCTGTCAGCCGTCGTCTTTGCCGGCGCCGGGGGAACCGCCAACCTGTTGTTCTCGTATTACCTACGCGACAAGGGCTGGGGAATGTGCGGGCGCCTGTCCAACTCCGGCGAATCAAACGAAGCGTGGATTCCCGACGATAACAGCGTAAACGCCGACCGCTGGAGCCGCTGGTTCAAACACATGGCCCGTGACCAGGTGATCTTCTTCTGGCTCACCAACCTCGTAACGATACTGTTGTTTATCTTCGCTGCGCTGGCGGTGCTGCACCCCGCCGGCATTGTCCCGTCCAACGAGGCCCTGCTCTACGAAGAGGCGGTGCTGTTGGACACGGTCTGGGGGCCGGGAGGAAAAATCCTCTTCATGGTCATAGGCATCGCCTGCCTGTTCACCACCCAGCTCACCCTGCTCGACGGCGTGGCCCGCAGCTGCGCAGACCTGCTGCACAACAACTACCGCTGGAGCCGCCGCTGGAGCCTCAAGGACTGGTACCGGGGCATAGCCCTGGTTTGGATGGTCGTGGGCACCGCGCTCACCTGGGCATGGGGAGCCCTGCCCCCGTTTGTCTTCCTGCTCTCGGCCGGCTTCTTCGGCGGCATAGCCATGGCGGTCTACTGCCCCCTGCTCCTGTGGAGCAACATCCGCGAATTGCCCGAGTTGTGCCGGCCTTCGATAACCGCGCGACTGGCCATGTCGGGCGTGAGCCTGTTCTACATCGCGTTTGCCACCATTTCGGTAGGCGTGGTCGTTCAACAGTTGTTTGTGGGCTGACCCCCGCAAGGGGGAGCCATTGGCGCGCAGCACCTCTGCTGCCGCAGACCGGCTAAGCGGGAAATCCGCCACCCGGTAGGGGAAAAATTGGCCCGACAGGCGAAAACTCGTTCCCAGCGAGCCTTCCGGACGCTAGAATGTAAGACTGCGGACAGGTCCGCGAACACATGTACCAGCACCTGAAACAATTCATCATCCGCCGACTGACGGCCATCCTTGTCAGGGAACGCATGGGTTACCGGCAACTGTTGCCCAGTGACATGGGTCGGCTGCGCGATGTCATACAGCCCGGTGACGTCCTGCTGGTGGACGGCAGCCAGCGCATAAGCGAAGTTATCAAGTACCTGACGCAGAGTTCGTGGTCGCACTCGGCGCTCTACGTCGGCGACGCGCTGCTCAAACGAGGTGGCCCCCAGGCCGACGAGTTTCACCGCTTGTACGGTGACGAAGCCTCGGCACTGCTCGTCGAGGCCACGGTCGAGAACGGCGTCGCCGCTGCGCCGCTGTCAAAATACCGCAACCACAACGTGAGAATATGCCGCCCCTTCAAGCTGCGCCCCGGTGACCTCAACACGGTACTCGCCACCGTCATCGACCAGATCGGCTCGAAGTACAACGTGGAGCAGATATTTGACCTGCTTCGTTACTTCTTTCCGGTAACCCTGGTCCCCAAGCGCTTCCGTCGCAGCATGCTCGAGCACGCGGGTACCCTGTCCAAGGAAGTAATCTGCTCGGCGCAGATAACCTCTGCCTTTCAGAAAGTACGTTACCCGGTACAACCACTGGTAACCTCGCCGCGGGTTTCCGAACGGGTGCAGGTAGACACCGGCAAGCCACGCAAGAGGTGGTTCGGCCGGGCAGAGCCCGACCTCGTCAGCGACGGGGTCTTCACAGCCTGCGATCCCAACCTGGTCACACCACGGGACTTCGACCTGTCACCCTACTTTGAAGTGGTGAAATCCGACCTGCTTGGCAACCGCAACTTCGACTACCGCAAGATCGTGTGGGCCGGCAGCGACGGCGGCGAATCTGAAGTAACCGAAGAAGAACTACTCGAGACCGGCTGACCCCCGGCCGCGTTGTTAACGATCAACGGGCCGCCAGTAGACAACAGGGATAAACTACCCCTGCAGGTGGCGGCTGCCTCAACCCGGCTTGAAGTCGGGTAACTCCGGGTTGTCGAAGAGGTAGGCGCAATCCCATTCCAGACCTGCAGCGCTGACCATGAGCTCCATTGCCCGCCGGTACTCCTCGCGGCTGAAACCTTCGATCGTCGACCCCAGCAACTCTCCATCGAGCTGCAGCAGTACCGGCACCGAGGCCAGGCCCAGCTCGGTCGACAACGGCCAGCCGGGGTTATCCAGGTACACCGGCATGGTTATCTTGTTGTCACGGACAAAGTCCTCGGTCTCCTCGAGGCTGTCCTGGGACACGGCCACGATGTCGATAATGCCTTCGCCCCGGCGGTAGAGCTGCTCAAGCAGGGGCAGGGCGATGCGGCAAGTGGGACAGCCGGCCTTGTAGAGCAGCAGCACCCTGCGCCCCTGCCCCGGCAGATCCGCCAGCTCGTCGGATCCCAGCCTGGGCAGTTGTCTCGTTTTCAGCTCAACCACGAACAAAGTTTAGCCCCGGTCTGGCTTACACGCCAGCGCAAGCCTGCCGCTGGTCGCGGCAGCAGGCACCCGGCTGGTGAAACAGCTGCGCGGGCAGGCTAGTATCGCGCGTCGTGTCGACGCCGCCCTCACCAGTTCCAAGCGCTTCGCAGGCACCGGCCACGCTGGCCACTGCCACCCCGGCCACTGCCGCCTCTACGGCCTCGACGACCACCGCGGGCCACAAGCGGGGCTGGCTCCTTCTGCTGCCCCTGCTGCTGACTCTGGCCTCGCTGCTCTACGTCGTACCGATTTCGCAGGTTCCCTTTTACACCAAGGGTGAACCCCGCGAAGCCATTGTCGTGCAGGCCATCGTAGAAAACGGGGACTGGATACTGCCCCTGAGAAACGGCCACGAAATACCGTCGAAACCACCGCTGTTTCACTGGCTGGGTGCGCTCGTGAGCCTCGCCGCGGGTTTCGTTTCGGAATGGACAACGCGCCTGCCCTCGGCCGCGGCGTCTATAGCCTGCGCTGCCGCCGTTGCCGCCGCCGCCGCGAGATTCTTCGGACCACTGGCCGCCTTCCTCTCCACCCTGGTGCTGCTCACCACCGTGCAGTGGACTATCTCGGCCACCACCGCGCGCGTGGACATGGTACTGGCCGCGGCAACGACCGGCGCGCTGCTGTTCTTCATGGGCGACTACCTGCGTGATCGCAGACCTCTGTCGTTGGGTTTCTACGCCTGCGCCGCCCTGGCCGTACTGGCAAAGGGACCGGTGGGCCTGGTGATCCCGGTGGCCGTTATTGCCTGCTTCCTGCTGCTGCGCGGCGACCGCGAATACCTGCGCCGGCTGCGCCCTGGCAAGGGCCTGGCGATCCTGTCGCTGGCGGCGGCCTGGTACCTGGCTGCCAGCTGGGAAGGCGGGATGCCGTTTTTCGACAAGCTGGTCATGAAGGAGAACCTGCAGCGGCTTGTCAGTGCCCAGGCGTCGGGCGTGGGCCACGTACACTCGCCTTTCTACTATCTGCCCGCCCTGCTCGGTGGCTTTGCCCCGTGGAGCCTTTTCGCGCCCGGCCTGGTGGTCGGTCTCACGGCCCGCGCGCGTCGTGGCGAGCACGACCAGGCCACCACCCTGTTGCTGTGCTGGTTTGCAGTCACGCTGCTCATCTACTCGCTGGCCGGATCAAAAAGAGGCGTCTACCTGCTCAGCCTTTACCCGGCGCTGGCCATGCTCTACGGCGCCTGGTGGGCATCGATGGCGTCCACCGGTCAGGACACGGCCGACGCACGGCCCTCACGCATGCTCTCCTGGCTGGCGAGCCTGGTGGCCGCCGTGCTGGCGCTGCCACTCATCGTGGTGGTCGCGCAAGCACTCGGGGTCGATGTCACCGCCTGGCTGGACCCGCTGCTCAGTCGCAGCGACGCCGCTAACCTGCCGGTTATCCGCGATACCATCGCGGCCAATCCCGTGGCCTGCGTTGCCTGGGCGTCCACCCTGCTTCTGGGCGCGAGCGGTGCGGTAGCAGCCCTTGCCCGTCGCAAGCCGGTCGCGTCGGCACTGCTCCTCGCCTCGGCCATCGCTGTATCCCAGCTCGTGCTGCCGCTGGTGTTTCAACGCCAGCTCGGACGCGAGCAGGGCCTGCGCGATTTCATGGCGAGGGTCAACGTACAGCTTCCCGAAAAAGACGCGCCGTTGTTTTTCTACCGCGGCTTTGACTACGGGGCCGTCTTCTATGCCGGTCGCAACGTATACCGCGTGGACGAGCACCTGCCCTTGTTCGACGAGCAGGACACCTGGCTGCTGGTAAACGAAAAGTCCCTGCCGCCGGACGGCGACTATCACTTGCAGGAGGTTATGCGCTATACCTACGGCGATAACCCGGGCAGGGAGGCTCTCCTTTTGACCAGGGCGCGGCGCGGGGACAAGGAAAAACGGAAATGAGCGACACGGTCGAGCAGGAGCGCGAAACACGCGAACGCGTGTTTGCGGCGGCAGCGCTGGCCGACGACCTGGTGCTACGCCAGGAAACCGCCCGCCTTCACCCCGCCGACATAGCCGAGATCCTCGACCAGCTCGACGACGATAACGAGCGCCTGTCGGTATTCTCGGTACTCGATGACGCCCGCGCGGCCGAGGTCATAAGCGACGTCGGCGAATCAGCCCGAGCGGCCCTTCTCGCGCGCCTGGCCGACGTGCACATTGCCACGCTGCTCGAAGGCCTCGACAGCGATGACGCCGCTGACCTTCTGGGCGAACTTTCCGAAGACCGCAAGCTGATGCTCCTGCACCGGGCCGACCCGGAGACCCGGCGTGACGTGCAGGGTCTGCTTTCCTATCCCGACGACAGCGCCGGTGGCCTGATGAAAACCGAGGTCGCATCGGTGGATGTTGGAACCACCGTGCGGCAGGTGCGCACCTACCTCAGGCAACACCGCGAGGATTTTCACGATATTCACAACGTCTTCGTCACCGACCACAAGAAAAGACTCGTAGGCTACGTGCCCGTCCGCAACCTGGTCATGGCCAACGACGGTTCGTCGGTGGACGAGATTCTGCTTGATGACTTCGTGTCGGTAAGCGCGACCGTAGACCAGGAAGAAGTCGCTCACCTGTTCGAAAAGTACGATTTGCTTTCGCTACCGGTGGTCGACGCTTCCGAACTGCTGGTCGGTCGCATAACCGTTGACGACGTGGTTGACGTCATAGAAGAAGAGGCCACCGAGGACATGCTCAAGATGGCCGGCGTGGGCGACGAACCGCTGGGCCTGCACGGGCCCGTAAAAGCCCTGCGCACACGGCTTCCGTGGCTGGGGCTGAATCTCCTGACCGCCACCGTGAGCGTTGCGGCGATCTCGCTGTTCCAGGACACCATACACCAGGTAGCCACTGCCGCGGCCTTAATGACGGTAGTCGCCAGCCAGGGCGGCAACGCCGGCGTCCAGACAATGACCCTGGTGGTACGCGGGTTGGTGCTCGGCGAGCTGAGCCCGCATAACACCCGCCGCATCGTAGTGCGAGAACTGGCCATCGCCCTGCTCAACGGCGCGGTACTGGGCTCGGTGGCCGCGGCTACTGTCTACGCGTGGAAGGGAGACGTAAGGCTGGCCACGGTCATGGCAACCGCGATGATCGCCAACATGCTCATCGCCGCGGCCCTCGGCACGCTCGTGCCCATGGGCTTGCGGCGGCTGGGAGCAGATCCGGCGGTAGCCTCGTCGGTGTTCGTGACGGCGGGAACCGACATGCTCGGCTTCCTCGTCTTCCTCGGCCTGCTCAGCGTCGCCCTCGGGATCTAATCACCGTCGGGAATATCGCCGCCCGGCTCAGGCTTCTTCCGAAATATCCCGGTACGAAACCAGGTCGATGTCTTCCCGCGCCGCGAGTTCCTTGCGAACCATCGGGCTGGTGAGCGCGGCGGCCTCGCCCACGCCGTCGTAACGCGGCAGCAACGATCCAGGGTGGCACACCAACTCGGTGACGCCACTCTTGAGAGAAGCGAGCAACTCGACCATGCCTCCCTCAGTCACCGGACGATGACGGCCCAGGATCTCTACCCGGTCGGGTCCGCGGAACCTGCCCGAGCGCAGCCGCCCCCAGGCAAGGGCGGGGCGCATGGCAGCGTTTTCGGCGCGTCGCTCCCAGTCACCCACCACGAACTCCCTGCTGTATTTCCAGGTCGGGCCACAGGGTTTGCGCATGGCCCAGATAGGGTACTCCAGCGAGAGCTCCCTGAGGATGGACAGCACCGAGGGCAGAAGGTGCAGGCCGTAGCTGCTCGAAACGTAGCTCAGTACGAGACCGCCGGACAGGAACTTCTCGACCTGGGCGCGAATTTCGGCACGCAGCTCCTTCTTCAGTCCACCGCCCCTGCGATACAGCCACATGGCCTCGAGGGGACGGTCCACGAAGCGGCCGCCCGCGTCGACCAGGTTGGGTATGTGGCGCCGCGGAAGCGTAGACGTGCCCTCGCACAACACCAGGTGCAACCCGGTACCGAGGCCAGAGCGCATGGAGGCCGAGACCATGGCCGACCGCGAAGCCGGACCGTTAACGCGCAGCCCCGTACTCGAGATTATACCCGAATCGTAACCGTCCATGACGGCGTCGTTCACCTCGGGGTACATGCCGAGGTCGTCCGCCGTTATTATTATTCCCTTGTCTGCCATCGCTGTTGAAACCCTGCCCCCCGGGCGGATATCAGCCGTGGAGCTCCCTGGCAAGCAAGCGCTTCTGGTAAAAGTTCTGCAGGTCGGCTCTCTTGAGCATACCTACGACCCGCTTGGGGTTGGATTCATCAACCACCGGCACCTGCTCCAGGCCGCGCGCGGTTATTAACTGCATGGTATCGTAAAGGTTGTCCGAGCCCGAAACGGTCAGAACCTCCGTCTCGGCCAGCTCGCCTACAACCAGGAACGGCCAGGCATCACGGTGCAACAGCACGGTCTTGAGGTCCTGCATGCTGATTATTCCGGTCAACTCGTTGTCCCGGTTCACTACCGGAAAGTACACGTGATGGCTGTTGGTAACGTAGCGTACAAAATCGGTAACGGCCATCGACTCGGGAATCTGCTGGAAGTCCCTGCTCACCAGGCCCCGGACGTAAAGCCCCCTGAGCAGGTTGGCCTCGGCGCCGGCGTGTATGTCAAGTCCGCGACGACTGAGATCGAAGCTGTCTATGCTGTCGGTCATCAGGCGCCGGGCCACGAGGGTGGCCGTTATGGCGGTGATCATGATAGGCAGCACCACGTTGTAGTCCCTGGTCATTTCCCACAACAGGAATATCGCGGTCATCGGCGCGTGCGTCGAGGCTGCCAGGAAAGCGCCCATGCCGATCAGCCCGAAACTGCCACTCGCGCCCAGCGCCCCGGGTATGAGCATGTTCACCAGCGATGCAAAGCCACCCCCGAACACGGCCCCTATGAACATGGCCGGGGCAAACACCCCGCCCGATCCTCCGCAACCCAGCGTCACGCCGGTCATCGCGATCTTGACCAGTACCAGCGACAGCAGCAGGCCCACGCTGAGGCCACCGGAGAACACCTCGTTCATGGTGGCGTAGCCGCTGGAGCTGACCTGCGGAAAAAATATTAACGACACGCCCACTATGAGCCCGCCGAGCATGGGGGTGACGCTGCGCGACAGCCGCGAACGCTGGAACCAGTCCCTTATCCCGTAGAAAGACTTGATGTAGAAAACCGCGAGCAGGCCGCACATAAGGCCAAGCAAGACGTAGAAGAGCAGCTCGTGGTTTATCGGGTAGTCGAAGCTTGGCGCGTGCAGAACCTGGTGATCGGCGCGCATGTACTGCGACACCACAGTAGACGCGCCCGACGCCAGCACTATGAGCGCGAAGGCCTGGGACTGGAACTCGCCGAGCAGGACGATCTCCTGGGCGAAAAAGACCCCGGCGATCGGGCTGGAAAAAGTCGCTGCGATCGCTGCCGCCGAACCGCAGGCTATGAGCACCCGCAGACGCTCGGCCGACGGAC
The Candidatus Binatota bacterium DNA segment above includes these coding regions:
- a CDS encoding Gfo/Idh/MocA family oxidoreductase, which encodes MQPTKLGIIGLGRHGSRYARHAAQDVEALQLTAICRRDEAAGRALAGELNCRWTGDARELIASDDVDAVVLVTLPSLLPELVTLAAELGKPLLVEKPVATGLESGRRILAAVESANIYCIAGHTLRFNSLCLAMRDEIDRLGRIDTLTFSQRFPPQQQLDWLDDPARSGGGNIIHTGVHCFDLLRWFTGLEVSSVACSMRSTVTTDTEDNFVASLQLSNGSTLAQVNCSRSSNSRNGLIEISGEHGQLVGDHVLGTLHFLGPDGPRELTTAAPVMTVPAILEAFAAGVGGKQSATAAAASYRDGLAAVAVAEACYRSVSSGRFENVTAL
- a CDS encoding NUDIX hydrolase, encoding MAILRPSGGFLLQTKASYPGSVMRLPTGGIQKGEAIEDALLREIWEETNLEVDVARFVAAIRYSHGKRVSSFCTYLFFTRETSGVLQSNDPGEKITEWVEAKPAELADYAGKLRDIVPSWSNWGTFRAMAMDVLLEDCNSHGL
- a CDS encoding glycosyltransferase family 2 protein, which produces MPAYNAETTLRRTWEEVMAQGVVDRVIVVDDGSADQTAAIARTFPDTTVLRHDNNLGYGANQKSCYRLALEEGADIVVMVHPDYQYTPRLIPALVAVIGSGLHPCAMGSRVLGGYALKGGMPLWRYVANRFLTAAGNLLMGSKLSELHSGYRAFSRQLLEKLPLDANSDDFVFDNQMLAQVMWFGYTVAEISCPTSYCNEASSINFRRSVVYGLGCLRTGVQFRLARAGLLSSPLFPPA
- a CDS encoding N-acyl homoserine lactonase family protein — protein: MTSPFCAPLRLLSCCLLIATLLPGCADQRRVPRIEPVLRGWEQAHEPVDLLLHAFNTGTMRSLPGVMAKGGSWQEASEIPVPAFVVEHESKGLLVFDTGYSPAVRDSPEQYLGPLLAALDLCHTEPGQSLPEQMSAAGLDPADVGYVAVSHLHFDHAGSVEAFAGATLLLPRREEEGAWGARWFEDFFFEQDWDDLERRTVIDYAATEPWATFDGHYDVFGDGSAVLVDLHGHTAGTQGLVLRGRGGVILLTGDAAYTEASWRHVAQPAFAHNMDDWWQQAWRINRFVGLLEDEGGVLVVPGHDLRSVREADRADLRYHEFVSVPAVQTGTD
- a CDS encoding DUF3024 domain-containing protein, which codes for MARSSARKKTQRIASVHEFMAPFVRRVLGWRVGPRGILTARCSVAGVITVVHRFRDGCNGDIVDHRIAQLRPEKESGYKLFWKKGNGRWAAYYDDRGDAVEGSLADCVGEISRDPFGCYWNS
- the asd gene encoding aspartate-semialdehyde dehydrogenase; protein product: MKKMKVAIVGATGIAGQQFVSALAQHPWFRIARLGASPRSAGKKYGDALRDESSGSMRWWAGGSAPESVLGMTVENGADLKLDNVDLVFSAVESDVAVDLEPMYAQTTPVVSTASAFRYEDDVPLLLPGVSLQQASLLRRQQKNRGWKGFIVPQPNCTVTGLAITLKPLDERFGVKKVSMVSMQGISGAGRSPGVAALDAIDNVIPYIPSEEEKVTAEARKLLGKVVAGKLEESSVKVSCTCTRAAVLEGHTEAVSLELERPATPAQAAAALRTAGKRAARLKLPSMPETLIYVHDDPFRPQPRLDRDAGDGMTTSVGRIREEPLYRHGLRYMLVSHNTKMGAAKGALLIAEYLLDRGIL
- a CDS encoding lipo-like protein, with product MYQHLKQFIIRRLTAILVRERMGYRQLLPSDMGRLRDVIQPGDVLLVDGSQRISEVIKYLTQSSWSHSALYVGDALLKRGGPQADEFHRLYGDEASALLVEATVENGVAAAPLSKYRNHNVRICRPFKLRPGDLNTVLATVIDQIGSKYNVEQIFDLLRYFFPVTLVPKRFRRSMLEHAGTLSKEVICSAQITSAFQKVRYPVQPLVTSPRVSERVQVDTGKPRKRWFGRAEPDLVSDGVFTACDPNLVTPRDFDLSPYFEVVKSDLLGNRNFDYRKIVWAGSDGGESEVTEEELLETG